Proteins encoded by one window of Planctomycetota bacterium:
- the rpsG gene encoding 30S ribosomal protein S7, whose protein sequence is MAYKKFTASEDQLKPDPRFNSKLVTKFINCLMVDGKKLTAQQVFYDAIDTCGKKMSDVDSLELFETAINNVKPYVEVRSKRVGGANYQVPMQVNKRRQQSLAIRWMLEVVRGRRRSVGKPTAEILADEFMAAYNKEGAAINKREQTHRMADANKAFAHFAW, encoded by the coding sequence ATGGCTTACAAAAAGTTCACCGCCAGCGAAGACCAGCTCAAGCCGGACCCGCGCTTCAACTCCAAGCTCGTCACCAAGTTCATCAACTGCCTGATGGTCGACGGCAAGAAGCTCACCGCCCAGCAGGTCTTCTACGACGCGATCGACACCTGCGGAAAGAAGATGTCCGACGTTGATTCGCTGGAGCTGTTCGAAACCGCGATCAACAACGTTAAGCCGTACGTCGAAGTGCGGAGCAAGCGCGTCGGTGGTGCGAACTACCAAGTGCCGATGCAGGTGAACAAGCGTCGCCAGCAGAGCTTGGCCATCCGGTGGATGTTGGAAGTCGTGCGCGGCCGTCGCCGCAGCGTCGGTAAGCCGACCGCCGAGATCCTCGCGGATGAGTTCATGGCCGCCTACAACAAGGAAGGTGCCGCCATCAACAAGCGCGAGCAGACCCACCGCATGGCCGACGCGAACAAGGCGTTCGCCCACTTTGCGTGGTAA
- the serS gene encoding serine--tRNA ligase, which translates to MIDLKDLRQNPDRYRRGVERKQMDVDVDALIALDADRREAQQKFESLRAEQNAASKKIGKASKEERPALIAEVGKMKEDVHAAEAEAKKLDAEVTALLLTVPQPADDDVPDGAGEDDNVVVREEGEIRQFDFEPKDHITLCHELGLADFEAGVKLAGSRSYFLKGAGALLHNAVLRLALDMMVGEHGFTPATVPVLVREEALVGTGFLPMHREAVYHAAEDDLFLVGTGEVGLTGLHMNEVLREEDLPLKYTTVSTCFRREAGTYGKDTAGLYRVHQFDKCEQVVICRADEDESRRWHQHMLGFSEELLHRLNIPYRVIQCCAGDLGPKNVDMLDLEAYMPSRPTKWGETHSASRLYDYQSRRLNLRYKTKDGETKFCHTLNNTVVASPRILIAILENHQQSDGSVDVPAALRPYMNGVEVIRPTS; encoded by the coding sequence ATGATCGACCTCAAGGACCTTCGGCAGAACCCCGACCGCTATCGCCGTGGAGTCGAGCGCAAGCAGATGGACGTCGACGTCGACGCGCTGATCGCCCTCGACGCCGACCGGCGTGAAGCCCAGCAGAAGTTTGAATCGCTCCGCGCCGAGCAGAACGCCGCAAGCAAGAAGATCGGCAAGGCGAGCAAGGAAGAGCGCCCGGCCCTGATCGCCGAGGTCGGCAAGATGAAGGAGGACGTCCATGCCGCCGAGGCCGAGGCGAAGAAGCTCGACGCCGAGGTCACAGCGTTGCTCCTGACCGTTCCCCAGCCGGCCGACGATGACGTGCCCGACGGAGCGGGCGAAGATGACAATGTCGTCGTCCGCGAGGAGGGCGAGATCCGCCAGTTCGACTTCGAGCCCAAGGACCACATCACGCTCTGCCATGAACTCGGACTTGCGGACTTCGAGGCGGGCGTGAAGCTCGCCGGCTCACGCAGTTACTTCCTCAAGGGGGCCGGCGCGCTACTGCACAACGCCGTGCTTCGGCTCGCGTTGGACATGATGGTCGGCGAGCACGGCTTTACGCCGGCGACAGTCCCCGTGCTGGTCCGTGAGGAGGCGCTGGTCGGCACGGGCTTCCTGCCGATGCACCGCGAAGCCGTCTACCACGCCGCCGAGGACGACCTGTTCCTCGTTGGCACCGGCGAGGTGGGGCTGACCGGCTTGCACATGAACGAAGTCCTCCGCGAGGAAGACTTGCCGCTGAAGTACACGACGGTCAGCACGTGCTTCCGCCGCGAGGCCGGCACCTACGGCAAGGACACCGCCGGGCTCTACCGCGTCCACCAGTTCGACAAATGTGAGCAGGTCGTGATCTGCCGTGCCGACGAGGACGAGAGCCGACGCTGGCACCAGCACATGCTCGGCTTCTCCGAGGAGCTGCTGCACCGCCTGAACATCCCGTACCGGGTGATCCAGTGCTGCGCCGGCGACCTCGGCCCCAAGAACGTCGACATGCTCGACCTCGAGGCGTACATGCCCAGCCGGCCGACCAAGTGGGGTGAGACGCACTCGGCCAGCCGCCTGTACGACTACCAGTCCCGCCGTCTGAACCTGCGTTACAAGACCAAGGACGGCGAGACCAAGTTCTGCCACACGCTCAACAACACCGTCGTCGCCAGCCCCCGCATCCTCATCGCGATCCTCGAAAACCACCAACAGTCCGACGGGAGCGTCGACGTGCCCGCCGCCCTACGCCCGTACATGAACGGCGTCGAGGTCATCAGGCCGACGTCCTAG
- the rpsL gene encoding 30S ribosomal protein S12 — translation MPTINQLVKRPRKDKTAASRTKDLNSCPQKRGVCLQVKTQTPKKPNSALRKIARVRLSNGKEVTAYIPGEGHNLQEHSIVLVRGGRVRDLPGVRYHVVRGSLDTLGIDGRKQSRSKYGTKKGK, via the coding sequence ATGCCGACAATCAACCAGCTTGTCAAACGCCCGCGCAAGGACAAAACCGCCGCGAGCCGCACCAAGGATCTCAACTCCTGCCCGCAGAAGCGGGGCGTTTGCCTGCAAGTCAAGACGCAGACCCCGAAGAAGCCGAACTCGGCTCTGCGGAAGATCGCCCGCGTCCGCCTGAGCAACGGCAAGGAAGTCACCGCCTACATCCCGGGCGAAGGCCACAACCTCCAGGAGCACAGCATCGTGCTCGTCCGGGGTGGCCGTGTCCGCGACCTGCCGGGTGTGCGTTACCACGTCGTTCGCGGCTCGCTCGACACGCTCGGAATCGACGGCCGCAAGCAGAGCCGCTCGAAGTACGGCACCAAGAAGGGCAAGTAA